From the Archangium lipolyticum genome, one window contains:
- a CDS encoding AAA family ATPase: MAPQPPFPPQPPGSPPESPLQKHLRRMMEALAEGQKHHARWMEMWARYEAQEREKWARHHGKDWEARVDHQVRKWERWGEQQARRWEEWGQNLGKRERRKLERQLQRQMVREQRRALKRQRRNEEAEPLVGWVFAMASLVLTGMAFLRPQMWWLVFVALGLGISSASILGRARQHRLQEGKREGTAALESEGEEASGEPEKTVAPGASEDPRKARVDTLCDKLLAELRSGPGVLREVVHQPEQTVEGLRKSCHELVRRERELRSLSSPEDERRLEDERAQLSARVESERDAVVKERLEGALRLLDEQRRQRAELATAASRLEAEHMRLYYTLENLYTQVLRVRSADAASADVAGAGLRRSVEQLGLEMDAVAEAVEEVHRDAPPRERVPTR; the protein is encoded by the coding sequence ATGGCTCCGCAACCACCCTTTCCACCTCAACCCCCCGGTTCTCCTCCGGAATCCCCGCTCCAGAAGCACCTGCGCCGCATGATGGAGGCCCTCGCCGAGGGCCAGAAACACCATGCCCGATGGATGGAGATGTGGGCGCGCTACGAGGCCCAGGAGCGGGAGAAGTGGGCGCGCCACCACGGGAAGGACTGGGAGGCGCGGGTGGACCACCAGGTCCGCAAGTGGGAGCGGTGGGGCGAGCAGCAGGCGCGGAGGTGGGAGGAGTGGGGGCAGAACCTGGGCAAGCGGGAGCGCCGCAAGTTGGAGCGGCAACTGCAACGGCAGATGGTGCGCGAGCAGCGGCGCGCCCTGAAGCGGCAGCGGCGCAACGAGGAGGCCGAGCCGTTGGTGGGGTGGGTGTTCGCCATGGCCTCGCTCGTGCTCACGGGGATGGCGTTCCTCCGCCCTCAGATGTGGTGGCTCGTCTTCGTGGCGCTCGGCCTGGGGATATCCTCGGCGAGCATCCTGGGCCGCGCCCGGCAGCACCGGCTCCAGGAGGGCAAGCGGGAGGGGACGGCCGCGCTCGAGTCCGAAGGCGAGGAGGCCTCCGGGGAGCCGGAGAAGACCGTGGCCCCCGGGGCGTCGGAGGACCCGAGGAAGGCGCGGGTGGACACGCTGTGCGACAAGCTGCTGGCGGAGCTGCGCTCGGGGCCGGGGGTGCTGCGGGAGGTGGTGCACCAGCCGGAGCAGACGGTGGAGGGGTTGCGCAAGAGCTGCCACGAGCTGGTGCGCCGCGAGCGGGAGCTGCGCTCGCTCTCCTCGCCCGAGGACGAGCGCCGGCTGGAGGACGAGCGCGCGCAGCTGTCGGCCCGGGTGGAGTCCGAGCGCGACGCGGTGGTGAAGGAGCGGCTGGAGGGGGCGCTGCGCCTGCTGGACGAGCAGCGGCGGCAGCGGGCGGAGCTGGCCACGGCGGCCTCGCGGCTGGAGGCCGAGCACATGCGCCTCTACTACACGCTGGAGAACCTCTACACGCAGGTGCTGCGGGTGCGCTCGGCGGACGCGGCGAGCGCGGACGTGGCGGGCGCGGGGCTGCGCCGGAGCGTGGAGCAGCTCGGCCTGGAGATGGACGCGGTGGCCGAGGCGGTGGAAGAGGTCCACCGCGATGCGCCGCCGCGCGAGCGGGTGCCTACTCGTTAG
- a CDS encoding sigma 54-interacting transcriptional regulator, with amino-acid sequence MSRAAFARQLGVTPLTVYRWELPQAAPQARRPRGRGAQALRLFAEGGQPALPPPPARLGLMRQEVSREERALLAPCHALLRRAEWRAAEDALLAVLASGGLRSVGARALAAVGLAYAYRWGHEDVRRAFTLLLPHLAEADAGLLPEAVEVHVHAMAANLFASPDGRLFDLGKVNVHVARAEALLRPNVFASAEARCHLRIAEMSAAFYMGAPELISRQEGRVEEALAGVSDPTMRLVGADALAHEAAFRGEVSLATRRFRELAREAAREGYAFMEARALAFLAQRRLDEAAEPDEALALVRRARELAWDGRGARGFTFIFAARAEADALLRLARFAEAEAVLDEGDAVLEEHGWTPQHLALQRARFLYLTGRYADMRRLAARLSGYAGSHLQAHTHATGCWVEALVDWAEGHAQRAAEGFAHTQARIQEGGGWPILRRDCLVAEVGARAAAGQLPEARTALRRARTLLEQCPSAWSTALLHRHEGALLAREGRSREAREKLEASLATFTLAGDRPETALTRRTLAQAARAGGEPGAEARLIQSEEELRRHGITPPPDFSPEPLPTPVQVQEAPASDGAPRLGAESLMVPFERLAVRGMGAPLIQRELVRVLEGLFPGLGPRLEELDSQGRATLLLGEEGVPASEWVEFGDGCGRRLRVGVAGPLPADGRALLTALARLAGFALEVAVLRGFAHVEPPAGEPESAPEVPGFIAASPAMRKLKGELAGLSGSRATVIVTGESGSGKEVVARALHRLSVRAERPYVAFNCAAVPRELFEGQLFGYRRGAYTGAATDHPGVIRTAHGGTLFLDEIGELPLEVQPKLLRFLENGEVFPLGETRPAQVDVRVIAATHRDLGQLVREGRFREDLYYRLQVVPLRVPPLRERREDVVALARHFVNQLTPAGQEPPQLAPDALAALVAHSWPGNVRELRNAIERSLAFGPLPTVLGADRLRIRG; translated from the coding sequence TTGAGTCGCGCGGCTTTCGCCCGGCAGCTCGGTGTGACGCCCTTGACGGTGTACCGCTGGGAGCTGCCGCAGGCCGCCCCGCAGGCCCGGCGGCCGAGGGGCCGGGGGGCCCAGGCGCTGCGACTGTTCGCCGAAGGGGGCCAGCCAGCCCTGCCGCCGCCTCCCGCGCGCCTGGGCCTGATGCGTCAGGAGGTGTCACGCGAGGAGCGGGCCCTGCTGGCGCCCTGCCATGCGCTGCTGCGGCGGGCCGAGTGGCGGGCCGCGGAGGACGCCCTGCTGGCGGTGCTGGCCTCGGGCGGGCTGCGCTCCGTGGGGGCGCGCGCCCTGGCCGCGGTGGGCCTGGCCTACGCATACCGCTGGGGCCACGAGGACGTGCGGCGGGCCTTCACGCTGCTGCTGCCCCACCTGGCCGAGGCCGACGCGGGCCTGCTGCCCGAGGCCGTCGAGGTGCACGTGCACGCGATGGCCGCCAACCTCTTCGCCTCACCGGACGGCCGGCTCTTCGACCTGGGCAAGGTGAACGTGCACGTGGCACGCGCCGAGGCGCTGCTGCGGCCCAACGTCTTCGCGAGCGCGGAGGCCCGCTGCCACCTGCGCATCGCGGAGATGTCCGCGGCCTTCTACATGGGCGCGCCCGAGCTCATCTCCCGCCAGGAAGGACGCGTGGAGGAGGCACTGGCCGGGGTGTCGGACCCCACGATGCGGCTGGTGGGCGCGGACGCGCTCGCGCACGAGGCCGCCTTCCGGGGCGAGGTCTCGCTGGCCACCCGGCGCTTCCGCGAGCTGGCGCGGGAAGCGGCGCGCGAGGGTTATGCCTTCATGGAGGCGCGCGCCCTGGCCTTCCTGGCGCAGCGCCGGCTGGACGAGGCGGCCGAGCCCGACGAGGCGCTCGCGCTGGTGCGCCGTGCCCGGGAGCTGGCCTGGGACGGGCGGGGGGCGCGGGGCTTCACCTTCATCTTCGCCGCGCGCGCGGAGGCGGACGCCCTGCTGCGGCTGGCCCGCTTCGCCGAGGCCGAGGCGGTGCTGGACGAGGGCGACGCGGTGCTGGAGGAGCACGGCTGGACGCCCCAGCATCTGGCGTTGCAGCGCGCCCGCTTCCTGTACCTCACCGGGCGCTACGCGGACATGCGCCGGCTGGCGGCGCGGCTCTCGGGCTACGCCGGGTCCCACCTGCAGGCCCACACCCACGCCACCGGCTGCTGGGTGGAGGCGCTGGTGGACTGGGCCGAGGGCCACGCGCAGCGGGCCGCGGAGGGCTTCGCCCACACCCAGGCCCGCATCCAGGAGGGGGGCGGCTGGCCCATCCTGCGGCGCGACTGCCTCGTCGCCGAGGTGGGAGCGCGCGCCGCCGCGGGCCAGCTCCCGGAGGCCCGCACCGCGCTGCGCCGGGCCCGCACCCTGCTGGAGCAGTGCCCTTCCGCCTGGAGCACCGCGCTGCTCCACCGCCACGAGGGCGCCCTGCTCGCGCGCGAGGGGCGCTCGCGCGAGGCCCGCGAGAAGCTGGAGGCCTCGCTGGCCACCTTCACCCTCGCGGGAGACCGCCCCGAGACCGCCCTCACCCGCCGCACGCTCGCCCAGGCGGCGCGCGCCGGAGGCGAGCCCGGCGCCGAGGCCCGGCTCATCCAGAGTGAGGAGGAGCTGCGGCGCCACGGCATCACCCCGCCCCCTGACTTCAGCCCGGAGCCGCTCCCCACGCCGGTGCAGGTGCAGGAGGCCCCCGCGTCCGACGGCGCCCCCCGGTTGGGCGCCGAGTCCCTGATGGTGCCCTTCGAGCGGCTGGCCGTGCGGGGCATGGGCGCGCCGCTCATCCAGCGCGAGCTGGTGAGGGTGCTGGAGGGCCTCTTCCCCGGCCTCGGCCCCCGCCTGGAGGAGCTGGACTCGCAGGGCCGGGCCACGCTGCTGCTGGGAGAGGAAGGCGTCCCCGCCAGCGAGTGGGTGGAGTTCGGCGATGGGTGTGGCCGCCGGCTGCGCGTGGGCGTGGCGGGCCCCCTGCCGGCGGATGGCCGGGCGCTGCTCACCGCGCTGGCGCGGCTGGCGGGCTTCGCGCTGGAGGTGGCGGTGCTGCGCGGTTTCGCCCACGTGGAGCCTCCCGCGGGCGAGCCCGAGAGCGCCCCCGAGGTGCCCGGCTTCATCGCCGCCTCCCCCGCCATGCGCAAGCTGAAGGGGGAGCTGGCGGGGCTGAGCGGCTCGCGCGCCACCGTCATCGTCACCGGCGAGTCCGGCAGCGGCAAGGAGGTGGTGGCACGCGCCCTCCACCGGCTGTCGGTGCGGGCGGAGCGGCCCTATGTGGCCTTCAACTGCGCCGCGGTGCCGCGCGAGCTCTTCGAGGGCCAGCTCTTCGGCTACCGGCGCGGCGCCTACACGGGCGCGGCCACGGACCACCCGGGTGTCATCCGCACGGCCCACGGTGGCACGCTCTTCCTGGACGAGATTGGCGAGCTGCCGCTCGAGGTGCAGCCCAAGCTGCTGCGCTTCCTGGAGAACGGCGAGGTCTTCCCCCTGGGCGAGACGCGGCCCGCGCAGGTGGACGTGCGCGTCATCGCCGCCACACACAGGGACCTGGGACAGCTGGTGCGCGAAGGCCGCTTCCGCGAGGACCTGTACTACCGGCTGCAGGTGGTGCCCCTGAGGGTGCCCCCGCTGCGCGAGCGGCGCGAGGACGTGGTGGCCCTGGCGCGCCACTTCGTGAACCAGCTCACCCCGGCGGGACAGGAGCCGCCGCAGCTCGCGCCGGACGCGCTGGCCGCGCTGGTGGCGCACTCCTGGCCGGGCAACGTGCGCGAGCTGCGCAACGCCATCGAGCGCTCGCTGGCCTTCGGGCCACTGCCGACGGTGCTGGGGGCGGACAGGCTGCGCATCCGGGGCTGA